The genomic DNA GGCTGCCTTGCGATGGGCCTCGGTGTCATCCTCGACGTCGATCTCGACGAACGGGATGTCGTGCTCGATGAGCCAAGCCCGGGCTCGGCGGCAGTCACCACACCATGAGCGGCAGTACATGATCACCTGCGGGTTCTGCTCGGTCACGATCGCTCCGTCTCGCCGAAGTATCCGTTAGCGGGTTTGTACCACAGGTGAGCGGCGCGACCACAACGCGAAGCGGTGGTATCCTTTCGCAGTCGCGCTCGAATCAGCCGTTTCATCTTCCAGCCTGCCGCGA from Coriobacteriia bacterium includes the following:
- a CDS encoding glutaredoxin family protein, which codes for MTEQNPQVIMYCRSWCGDCRRARAWLIEHDIPFVEIDVEDDTEAHRKAADHNEGRLHTPTFEIGEGVCVDFKPEKLKELLGIE